The sequence below is a genomic window from Humulus lupulus chromosome 3, drHumLupu1.1, whole genome shotgun sequence.
CTATGCCAAGAGTGGCACAGGTTTTGggtcagcctagggttgagaacaggtgggaatttctttgtggaagattctaggagtattaccctccagtctttgatggaggcctagatccattcagagctgagcaatggatcggcatgattagttccattctcgatagtatgggggtggtaggtcacgatagggtgatgtGCGcaacatatgtattgcgggatgatgcccgaacatggtgggaagtagtagcCCAGGCACGAGACACAACTATGATTGACTGGAATGAATTTAGgtagctgtttaatgaaagatattactgtgatgtagtcaagactgctaaaatgaatgagtttctgaacctcattaagggaaatgcaacagtacccgagtatgttaacagattcgatgggttggccaattttgcttttgatatggtagcCATAGATGTAGCTcaaaaggaaaggtttatccagggattgaatcctagtatagctcagggcattagagtagCCCCAATGCATGAAATCTTTACCTACGCTTAGGTGTTAGGGAAGGCTCTTACTATAGAGAACACATGAAATCAAACTGAGAAGGAAAGTGTCGGAGAGCAGAAAGCTCAGACAGtaatacctccatttattggagtgAGAAAGAATAAGAACTGGAGGACCTACCCGGAATGCGCTTtatgtaagaggcgtcatctgggagaatgctgagcaaaggcatgttttatATGCGGAATGCATGGGCATTGTAAGAGGAATTTCCCAAGGTGAAGGAAGGATGAGAAAATGGGGGTGGACAGCCCGACTCCAACTCGATTGTTCGCTCCAATGCAGTCAGAGTCGGAGACTGAGACTGGGACTAAGGttggttcctcaggggtggcagctCAACTTTCTAGTTTTTATTTGTCTATTGTGTTGgctagttttggtgccatgttgttctttgtttgATGCATCTAGAGAAGTATAGACTTGTTGTGCAAATTACATGGatatgttgtgatgagttagattattgtggaagggactcatcagttggtttgatagggttggttatgactgacttcaatatgatcttggatatagattggttaaccaagtatgAGGCAGTGATAGACTGCAGGAGATCtgaagaaaaccaaaggactaagccttcactaatCCAAATTTCCTTAATCCTAGAAGGATATATaaatgcaagctggatatccaatcttggagACAACTTGTCCaccactggttgggtatttacacttggtgggggtgtaatttcttggggttccaagaaacaaacatgtatatctcgTTCCACTATGGaaacagagctcatagctctagctgctaccagcAAAGGGGTCGAACAGTTAAAGGATCTTTTGATGGAGATATctctaatcaaagagaatgtatccactatatcgatacattgtgatagccaagcaacattggctagagcatacatcagagtgtataatggtaagtctagacacattagtctaagacatggatatgtaagagaattgattcaaagaggagtcatctcaatatcttatgtgagaacaagtgaaaacttggcggatcctttcactaagccactaaggAGAGATTTAGctgctacatcatctcgagggatgggactttaactccctaaagagattcataaTTGATGATAACCTATTTAACACTAGTtacttaactagtgttaggttcaatatgtaataacaagtcaatcaagtgaatattagttgtactcaaaatatTCCCATCTGAGATTTTGAGTACTTGTGAAttaccaaattgagggttaaaaccgagagagtcagtcttgtgaagacaagtatttttggtaacaaaatactataagagttctacctatatggacctaagGGTGGTGTTGCCTTTCATGAGAactgggagtattctcaagaatttccatgaatggaaagtgcacatggccattaacggtgcaaagcgagacatagaggtctcaagtgaacatggcaAAGGTGTATGTgtttatcaccgatttgttatcatggaaagatgcttcaatgcctagtgcaaacaaattttgtgataattacactatagcaaagttcaagttgaagaacactttactttatgcaccaatgcaatgacttctataagagggagttattatttaattaagtgggggatatgttatattttaaaatataatgttgattgattaaataagtgttacaatagatagctatttaatctagtgggtgAATGTTATattgttttataatataatgttttagatcaAATGTGTCACATGTGATAACATACAAATGAGAGTTACAACATTTTTGTATAGTGTGTAatacaaatgtgtaacatatttgcGAGTTACAAATTcagtaacaaatttgtaactccaaaatattgcccattattgtgtagatttgttgttacacaattttgatttgaatttctcaaagtgAAATGACTGTTGGAGATTTGATTTTAACTACAATAAtgtgtttgggggttacaaaatcaattgggaattGTGTTGAAACCAGTTGGAAAAAATAGCATAAAGTTGTGTGCTGGAAAAGGCCAGTGGACGCAGCCAGGGGCATTGGTAGCCGCAGCCTGGGTGACAGAGAGCCACGACCGCGACAAGAAATGCCCGTGGCCGAGGCCAAGAGGGCTGGTtgccaattttcagtttttttcaaatTTCTTGAACGATTCTAACAACTCAAATAattctcaaatctcatttttaattatataaacatccaattaatcattggtaacagccatgggggttggtgcaatttgaaattcaaagggtgtctcaaaactctataaataagagcatattgctcacttgtaagacacaatttttctatccactagagcacttagCTAAAAAACACTTacatgcttgataattccatagagctatttccaaattgtgagagttcccttagtacttgagttagggggaaataaattTTTGGACAAAAATTGCAAACCTTgatcaagttggtgatcctcaataCTCTTCAATTTGTAGGTGTGAGTGAGAGTGTTCTTTCATTGttcttgttttattttattatattgcttttcatcttcttctattattctctatttactcttttacttgtatattttgttttagagttgtaatctcttttGCATCTTTTCActattatttttagtttatttgtatcattttgtcataaaattgtattttttattacaatcttcttcaattttttttgtatatttacatttatcttttattataaagttgtaatattatttaatccttatttatttgtattattttactTAGAGTTGTAAGATgcttttaccatttccattgagacaatttaCATATTTCTAACAGCTAAGCCGTACGAGATTtgtataatgaaaaaaaatacttGAATAAGTGAGTTGAGTTGAAAAATGTCACTTtgattcaagattggtgagcgaAAAATCACCACCATTTTAAGAGGGATATCCAAATATAATGTCGCACTTGGAATAAGTGTAAGGATATCGAGAAATTAATAAGAAAATGAGTAACTCAATAATAACTAATTACAAgtaataactaattaatttttagATTGAGCATTCTTCTAACTACCAAACACAGCGTTAGTGGCATAGTGTTAGGGCCGCCTCTCAAAGTTTCAGCCCATCGTCTCTTTCCGTCTCCCTCAGTATTACCTCACGCCGACCTCACAGTGCTCACAGCACAGGTCTGAAACTCGTCTCTTCTTCCCTCTCCGGCGACCCCACGCACCTCTTTCCCTTTCTCACGACGCACGGTCTGCAGCAGCTCGGAGCACGAACGACGAAGACAAACGACTTGTAGAAGCTTGGAGCTGGGACGGTGGACGAACGAGTTGCAGCAACGAACGAGGTATGGGTTTCTTCTTTTGCTAACTGTTTGGGACATGCCCATATGATCTGATGTtgattattatgttaatatgtttgAACATAAATTTGTAGTCTATACCTTAGAGTGGTTTGATTCAGGAAATGCTTGTGAAtctgtttttagttgtttaataaaatatttggtTGGGAATCTAATTTTTGTGGATAATGCAGCCGTGTGTATGCCTtgattatgttatatatatacatacataaatatatatatatatattctactaTGTTTTGTGCACCTAAAACAACGGTTAGTGTTTGTTTGGTTTTGGTGTTGATGAATCTGATTATGGCATACATATTTTGTAGATTTAGTTAAATCTGTGGACTATCTCTCTGGCTCTCTATAACTACATTCTCGTCTGAACCCCCATTGGCAAAGTAGCAGGTAATAATTGCTTCATATTTAAgggtttttttttagttttcggGTACTTTTCTTAGATTTTGTTTTTTCAATCATCTTTACCTTAATCTGATTTTGACCGAAGTTTATTATTGAATTTAATTTGCTGATGTGATGTTGTACTTTTGAGCGCTTCTGTTAGGTGTTGGAATTTGATGTTAATGTTATGGGTAATAATATACATTTCTAAGTTAAAAGGTTTGAATTTTGGTTAGGAATAGCTACCACCTGCTTGATAAAATTCCTCATTGAAGTCTTAATTCTGCCATTTATAATATATCGTCTTGATTAAACCTGCTGACTGGTTGAATCTTTTGGATGCATCATAGGCTGTTGCAAGTGTGACATGCTCCTCAAAATATGTCCGTTCATCCTGCCCCTATTTATGACCCGTGATGTCTAGAAGTATTTGGAATCTGCAAGTGTACATTGTGCAGTAGGAATTTGAGGTTAACCAACATAATAACTAGTATATCTTATTTGAGTTGCAAATGGGTGACTTTATTGGTGTCCATACATATGCTTCAAGTACTTAAACTCACAATCTTGTATGGCTGCTTACTCTTGAACACGTTGataaattaagtaaattatttgatTGTAAGAAGTTTCACTTAACAACTTAGGCCACTAGATATCCAATTTTTGAAGTACGCTTTCATTGAAGGCAGGTTCACAGTATTTATCTGGGAGAAAAGCAGCTCGAGGATCACATCATCACTCGCTTGCGAAAATAGTTGGAAGGtaaatctatacatatatatatatatatacatacgtaTTAATATAACATGAATATCGACCCCATTTACTTTATACCAATTCTATTTACTTTTTCTTATGAGAGGTATCATTTTAACTTGTTTTAACGTATTGTCGAATAGTTTAATGGTTAGAAGCATTGATAGTATTTGAGGTATTTTTTTAGTTGTGTGAACTTTGTAATTTTTCTCACAATATGctagatattttataatacattcactttTTAGAAGTTGGTTGGGGTCGGAATGAGAATGGGTAACTGTTGGGGTAAGGGTGGGGTTGGAATCGGGCCGGGGTTTATATAGCATTTGATATGATTtgaatatattaattttatttagttttttaaaatttaataattataaagaCAATACAATTGCTCACCAAATACGGTATAAATTAATACGACATTATAATACAATTCAGTACGAATAAAAATAATGCTATACAACTCAATACAATACTACAAGACATCCAAACATGCCCTTGCagtttttttcttattttatttttctctttcctTTTCCTGTTCAGGCGTTCTAACTAGTACAACAGATTTTTGtcaaatagaatttgaagaaaggGGTAGATAGGAAAAGTAATGGAAACTGAAGAGCATAAAGGAGAAGAAGATAAACAAGCAACTAGTACTAATGATGTGAGCTGGAGTGGAATGTTGGTGAATCAGTATCGGAAAATTAAAGAGAATGCAGAAACATACCCTTATGTTTGGGGTTCCTACATTGTTGTCTATGGGGGGTTTTCTCTTTATATGGCTTATAGATGGAGGAAGCTTCGAAAGACCGAAGACAGAGTTCGAGTCCTTCAGGAGAGGTTGCGCAAGATTGTTGTGGCTGAGGAGTCCTCAACAACCTCAACTTCAACCTCTGCAGGTGCCTCCACCACCACCTTGGCTGAAAATGCTCCACCACCTGTTGATAAAGCCTCCAAATGAGTGAATTATATATTGCTTCTGGTCAGTTTAATCTTACCCTGAAAAAGTTGCTTGGGGAATTTAAAACAAGTGTCCTCACttcctaaaatatatatttattatttttcttaaagAAACTTTGAATAGATTTGAGGTTAGTAAATTTTTTTGCTCCACGATTTTATCAGATTTGGTGGCTTTGATTTTGAACCATATAGTTAATAAATGATTGTTTTAGCAAAATATATAAATGGCTGCCTTCTACAAGCTTTTCATCACAGTTGAGCTCATGGTCCTCTTTTGATTTTCTTCTAGTATAAACTGTTTAAACCTTGTAATGATTTCGACCAAAAGGAGTCACAATTTTCATCCTACAGCTTTTCTGGTTTCTCCCTTATCCTATAATACAAGCTTTTCATCACAGTTGAGCTGTTCATGGCccttataaaataatttttttaaacaatttataattttataaattttttattaataaaaataatgtttgatagaagatatttaataaaaataaatattttaaaataaataaaatcaataatatttaagaaaaaaattatgatatataatttattatttttaatatttaaatttatatatttttatatataaaatgtgtATGTAACAAATTGTTggtttaatagtttttttttgtcAGAATCTTACAAGtatttaagaaaatatatttttaaaactaattaaaaaatacagtaaattagatatttaataattttattaatataaatttaaatattataaaatatcattaatacaaaatcaatatttaataattatattaatacaaattcaaatattattattataataagggtttatacatttttaaaccctgtgttttgtctcattacctgtttggactctgtgttttgataaattattttttggaccctgtgtgtttataaaatttttcaaataagcccctaaacctgattttgatgaaaaaaaaattgagtataacaacaTAGTTCTTAGGAAGAATGaatatatttttgttctgagttgttagtttgattaattatttgtgattttagttaaaaaaaacatTGATCAAAATCTAGTTTAggggtttatttgaactattttagaaaatacatGGTCCagaaaataatttgtcaaaatacagggttcaaacaggtaatgagacaaaacacatggtctgaaaatgtataaacccttgtaataatatttaatacataattcaattttttaatatttatatatattttaaaaaaatacgttactttttttattaattttattatttaatctaacttatacaaatatatatatatatttatattaaataggCGAATTCTTTAGTCCCTCATATAATTGAGTCCTTTAGTTTGGGGCCCATTTTTTTGTCAAGTGTCAAATTTTTATAGGAGTTTATCTCTTTTTCACATTTGCGTTTGACTTGCAATCGCCGGTTGTGTGAACCGGTTAGAAAGTTATTGGTGATGTGGGTATAAAAAGTAGGGAAATTCTTTAGTCCCTCACGGGACTTAGTCCAACAAGTGGGACCCAAAACTTTTTGTCAAGTGTCATGCTATGAACAATTTTgatgtttttcttttttaaactttataCCTGTTGAATCGGTTATGTAAACCGAATGTGAAAAATTGTGCTGGTCTGACTGTGAAAAGTAAGGGATATAACTGTAAATGTCAGTCCCAAAAAATAATGAGTTGGGGTTGTATGGTCATTTTAGTATGAAGTTGAAACTTATTTACAATATTAGCTACGTAAATTTTTATCTGCAGCTATGTAATTAAAATGATATATTACGTAACATGAAATGAGTAAAATGTAACAAAAAATGAGTCATATGTCACGTTCGTGAAAGAGGAAGCTATCACAATGGTCGGATCGGCTGCAATTAAGGCTCCAACAACATTCCCACCAACCACCTGACCTTGTCCACCGGCCAAAAATACAGTGAGGTTGGTGGCGCCCGGTGGCGCAGGCGAGGGCAAGAACGATCCTGAAAGGGAAATTATCTCGAACCTTTCGTGGAGGGTCACCACGACTCCGGCTGCGGCGAGCTGCCGAAACGTGATGTTGGTGACGGTGCCGCTTCCGCTAAGGACACAAATCCCACGCTGCCGCTTCCGGGCATAGGTGGCGACAAAGTCAAAGACGTTGCAGCAGCTTCCGACCTCCAAGATGTGGGCCCGGAGAGTGTTTGCGCTCTCTCGTGTGATGATCATCGATGACTTTGGCTTGTTCATCGAGCTAGGTGGTCGGCCTCTGGGGCAGCGTGAGGCCATATCACCAGAGTTTTGATGATGACCCGAGATGAGATCAAAGCCCCCACCTGAGTGGGGTTCAAAGTTGTTGTTGTCGTCGTCATCGTCGTTGTCATCGATGTTGAGTGACTGTTGTGGTTGACGGTTGACATGAAATGGAAAACTAATACAAGGATATCAATTTTGAAAACACAATTCGAAAAaagggaaaaataaaataaaagcacgTATCTTAACCATCATTTTCTAAACAAATGGCTTCGTGATAAAGCTTTGTAATGCATcagttattatttatatatatatagggaccATACAAGCTACAAGTTTGAGGATCCTTTACATCTGAGTCTATGTCAACAATGCCTGGTTCTTTTGAAGCAGTTGTTTTCTCCAAACCCTCATCTTCTTCTGCACATTACAAGAAAAACGGTTGAGGAACAGTCTATTGATAGTTTTAAAAGGTTAAACCACTCCAAGGTAAATGGTTGAAACCAGATCTAGACATATTTGACAAGCCCATACATGCATTATGTATATAGAAACAGAACAATGATCTTTTC
It includes:
- the LOC133825564 gene encoding AT-hook motif nuclear-localized protein 23-like; translated protein: MTLETCYPVQEDVKTELAEELSKIKVAESEDFTKPVKLEKDEQVPNFGQYGVQTFPMQALTKCDEEDEGLEKTTASKEPGIVDIDSDVKDPQTCSFCISFPFHVNRQPQQSLNIDDNDDDDDNNNFEPHSGGGFDLISGHHQNSGDMASRCPRGRPPSSMNKPKSSMIITRESANTLRAHILEVGSCCNVFDFVATYARKRQRGICVLSGSGTVTNITFRQLAAAGVVVTLHERFEIISLSGSFLPSPAPPGATNLTVFLAGGQGQVVGGNVVGALIAADPTIVIASSFTNVTYDSFFVTFYSFHVT
- the LOC133823591 gene encoding uncharacterized protein LOC133823591 — encoded protein: METEEHKGEEDKQATSTNDVSWSGMLVNQYRKIKENAETYPYVWGSYIVVYGGFSLYMAYRWRKLRKTEDRVRVLQERLRKIVVAEESSTTSTSTSAGASTTTLAENAPPPVDKASK